CGAGATAGGCCGCCCAGAGCTCGCGCCAGCGGGCTTCGTCCTCGGGGCGGGCCTCACGTATCGTCACGGTCATGGAGTCTCTTTCTTTCAGGCACCGGCTTCGTCGAGCAGCGCCATCGCATCATCGGAAAGCGCAAGTGTCGCCGATTTCGCCAGGCTTTCAAGCTGCGAAAGGCTGGTCGCGCTGGCGATCGGCGCCGTCACGCCCTTCTTGCGCAACAACCAGGCGAGCGATATTTCCGCCGGCTTGGCGCCGGTTTCGGCCGAAACCTTGTCGAGCGCGGCCAGAATGCGCAGGCCCTTGTCGTCGAAATATTTCGAAACCCGGCCCTCGCGTGCGCGGCCTTCAGTATCTGCCTTGCTGCGGTATTTGCCGGTGAGGAAGCCGGCGGCAAGGCTGAAATAGGTGATGACGCCGATGTCTTCCTTGACGCAGAGGTCGGCAAGCGGCCCCTCGAAGCTCGAACGTTCATAGAGATTATATTCCGGTTGCAGTACATCGTAACGCGGCAGGCCGGCCTTTTCGGCCGCCTCGAACGAGGCCTGAAGCAGCGTCGCATCATAGTTCGAGCAGCCGATGGCGCGGATCTTGCCCTGCTGCTTCAGCTTGGCATAGGCACCGAGCGTTTCCTCGTGCGGCGTATCTGCATCCGGCCAGTGCGATAGATAAAGGTCGATATAGTCGGTCTGCAGCCGGCGCAGCGAATCCTCGACCGCCTTAAGGATATAGGTCTCCTTCAGCGTCTTTCCCTGTCCCATGTCGGAGCCGACCTTGGTGACGATGACGGCCTTGTCGCGGGAGACCTTGGTTTGGCTTAGCCAGCGCCCGATGATCTCCTCGGAATCGCCGCCCTTGTTGCCCGGAACCCACGAGGAATAGACATCGGCCGTATCGATCGTATTCAGGCCCGCGTCGAAGAAGGCATCGAGAATGGCGAAGGATGTTTTTTCGTCGGCCGTCCAGCCGAAGACATTGCCGCCGATGACGATCGGCGCAACCGAAAGACCTGTTTTTCCAAGCCGGCGCATTTCCATGACGCTCTCCAGAAGTGTGAAGGAATTGAAATTGCGGATACGGCAGAACGCCGCCCCGACAGAACCTAGCGCATTCCGGGCATCCGGGAAGGCAAACTTCCGTGATTTCCGACCGCGCCATTGCGCCGCAGCGAAGGCCTGAATATGGTTCGCCGAACTCAATTTCGGGAGGCTTCGATCATGCTGCGTTTCGGTATCATTTCAACGGCGAAGATCGGCCGCGACAATGTCGTTCCGGCGATCCAGGATGCGGAAAATTGTGTCGTCACGGCCATTGCCAGCCGTGATCTCAAGCGCGCAAGGGAGATGGCCGACCGCTTCTCAGTGCCGCATGCCTTCGGCTCCTACGAGGAGATGCTGGCCTCAGACCTCATCGACGCCGTCTACATCCCGCTGCCGACCTCGCAGCATATCGAATGGTCGATCAAGGCGGCGGATGCCGGCAAGCACGTGCTCTGCGAAAAGCCGTTGGCGCTGAAGGCAGACGATATCGACGACGTGATCGCCGCCCGCGACCGCAACCGGGTGGTGGTCAGCGAAGCCTACATGATCACCTATTCGCCGGTCTGGCAGAAGGTGCGCTCGTTGATCGACGAGGGCGCCATCGGGTCGCTCCGGCATGTGCAGGGCGCCTTCACCTATTTCAACCGCGATCCCGCCAACATGCGCAACGTTCCCGAGCTCGGCGGCGGCGGCCTTCCCGATATCGGCGTCTATCCCGTCATGGGCACGCGTTTTTCCACCGGCAAGGAGCCGCTGTGGATCCAGGCGATCACCGAGCGCGATGCGGATTTCGGCACGGATATCTATTCGAGCGTCAAGGCCGATTTCGGCGATTTCGAGCTGAGCTTCTATATCTCGACGCAAATGGCCAACCGCCAGGTCATGGTCTTCCACGGCACCGAAGGCTACATCGAAGTCAAGTCGCCGTTCAACGCCAATCGCTGGGGACCGGAAGAGATCGAGCTTGCCGACCGCAGTCACAATGAATCGCGCATCTTCCGCTTTCAGGACAGCCGCCAGTACAAGCGGCAGGTCGAGGCCTTCGCCCGGGCGGTGACGAACGGCAAGGAAGAGATCGTCACGCTCGAAAATTCGAAGCTGAACCAGAAGGTGATCGACGCGATCTATCGCGCCAGCGAGAAGGACGGCTGGGAGGCGGTCTAGCGCATAACCCCGAAAATCGGAATCGATTTTCGGAAAGGATTATACGCCACTTCATAGGGTTAGACCGTCCTTAGCGCGTCCTGTTGGACACGCGGCGCTCTAGTCACTCGGCGCGGAAGACGAAGCGCGAATAGCCGAAGAAGCTGAAGATCATCGAGGCGATGCTGGCGATCACCATGGCCGCCAGTGGCTGAAGTGCCGGCAGCGACAGCAGCAGCGCGGAATAGAGCCCGTAATTGACGAGCGCTGCCGTCACCCCGACGGAGCCATAGCGGAAGCCCTCGGCGGCAAGCGAACGGCCGGAGCGATCGAAGGTGAAGCTCCGGTTGAAAGCCCAGGTCGAGGCCATCGCCAAGGCGATCGCCACGAGCCGGGCCAGAAACGGTCCGAGCGGCGTCAGAGCGAGCAGCACCGACAGGATGCCGGCATCGACGAGGAAGCCGATGCCGCCGGCGATGGTGAATCGGATGAGCTTTTTCATGCCGCATCCGCCTTGCCGGGACGCGCGCGCGATACCGGCCCTGCGTCGCTGAGCGGCGCCTTCAACGCGCTCGGCCTCTCCAGGCCCATATAATGGATACGGAGCTGTTCCGCGCGGGCGCGCGCAACGGAATCCAGGATGACGCCGGCGGTGAACAGCATGAAGGAGATCATCATCAGCGCCGTCGACAGCACCCAGGTCGGCATGCGGCTGACAAGACCCGTTTCGAAATATTCCGCCAGCACCGGCGCCATGAAGCCGAGGCTCGCCAGCATGAAGGTGGCGCTGATCGCGCTGAAGAAGGCGAAGGGCCGGGTTTCCTTCATCAGCATCGCGAACATCCAGAGGATCTTGGCGCCGTCGCGGAACGTCGAAAGCTTGGAGTGCGAGCCTTCCGGCCGGCGGCCGTAGTCGAGCTCCAGTTCGCTGACCGGCAGCTTCAGCCGGGAGGCATGCACGGACATTTCGGTTTCGATCTCGAAGCCGCCTGATACCGCCGGGAAGCTCTTGACGAAGCGGCGCGAAAACGCGCGGTAGCCGGAGAAGATATCGGTGAAATCAGGGCCGAAGATCATCCGGTAGAGCAGGTTGAAAAGCCGGTTGCCGAACGCATGGCCTTGACGGCCGGCATCGGCGTGTACGCCGCGCCTAGTGCCGACCACCATGTCGGCGCGCTCCGTCAGCAGCGTGCGCACCAGTTCTTCGGCATCCTCGGGCGCATAGGTGCCGTCGCCGTCGGCGATGATGTAGATGTCGGCGTCGATATCGGCGAACATGCGGCGCACGACATGGCCCTTGCCTTGCCGCCGCTCGCGCACGACATGCGCGCCGGCAAGCATTGCCTGCAGCGCGGTGCCGTCGGTGGAATTGTTGTCGTAGACATGGATCGCAGCATCGGGCAGCGTCGCCCGGAAGCCCTGGACGACTGGGCCGATCGTCGCCGCTTCATTATAGCAGGGAAGCAGGACGGCAATATTCAGATTGTCGGTACGCGATCGGGCCATGACTCTACTCGTTACACTGAAAGCCGCGCTCAGCCTAAATCACGCGCCGTTAATAAGACCCTATGACGCAGGCAAAATCAGCGGCTGCCACAAACGGCTTTACACTTTCTTGATCGGCGGCGGCTAAGCTTCGCTATCCGGAAACGAAGCGCTAACCACAATGAACGCTGTGCAGCCGATCCCCCATGCATCCTCCGCGATCGACGCTCCCAGGGGCGGGTTGCCCGCTCCCAGGGGCGGGCTACGCGACCTGCTAAGGCGTCTCTGGCCAACCGTCATCGCCTATAGCGTCATCCTTGCCGCCGCCATCCTCATCACCAAGCTTTCCGGTGCCACCGATTACGTCGGCCCCGACAATGACGACGGAATGCGTCTCGTCGAAGTTCGCGATTTTCTGGCCGGGCAGGGCTGGTTCGATCTGATGCAATATCGTCTCGGCCTCGATGGCGGCACGCTGATGCACTGGTCGCGGCTGATCGACCTGCCGATCGCCTCGCTGATCTGGTTCTTCGGTCTGCTTGTACCCCATGAGACGGCAGAGGCGCTGGCGCTCGGCGTGTGGCCGGTATCGCTCATCCTGCCCGCCATGCTCGCCATGGCGGTTGCCGGTCGGCGCATCGGCGGCGTTGCCGCCATGCACATCAGTCTCGGCTTGACCGGTCTTGCGATCTACACCGGAAACCGTTTCGCCCCGGGCGCCATCGATCATCACAATGCACAGCTGGCGTTGGTCGCGACGATGATCGCGATGCTGCTGGATCCCGAGCGTCGCGCCTGGAGCTATGCGGTCGCCGGCATCGCGGCAGCCGTTGCCATCGCCATCGGCGCCGAGACGACCCCCTTCGTCGCCGCCGTCTGCCTGGCCATCGCCCTGCTCTGGGCATGGGAGGGCGAAGATTTCGCCGCCGCCGCCAAGGCCTTCGGGCT
This Rhizobium brockwellii DNA region includes the following protein-coding sequences:
- a CDS encoding aldo/keto reductase; protein product: MEMRRLGKTGLSVAPIVIGGNVFGWTADEKTSFAILDAFFDAGLNTIDTADVYSSWVPGNKGGDSEEIIGRWLSQTKVSRDKAVIVTKVGSDMGQGKTLKETYILKAVEDSLRRLQTDYIDLYLSHWPDADTPHEETLGAYAKLKQQGKIRAIGCSNYDATLLQASFEAAEKAGLPRYDVLQPEYNLYERSSFEGPLADLCVKEDIGVITYFSLAAGFLTGKYRSKADTEGRAREGRVSKYFDDKGLRILAALDKVSAETGAKPAEISLAWLLRKKGVTAPIASATSLSQLESLAKSATLALSDDAMALLDEAGA
- a CDS encoding Gfo/Idh/MocA family protein, producing the protein MLRFGIISTAKIGRDNVVPAIQDAENCVVTAIASRDLKRAREMADRFSVPHAFGSYEEMLASDLIDAVYIPLPTSQHIEWSIKAADAGKHVLCEKPLALKADDIDDVIAARDRNRVVVSEAYMITYSPVWQKVRSLIDEGAIGSLRHVQGAFTYFNRDPANMRNVPELGGGGLPDIGVYPVMGTRFSTGKEPLWIQAITERDADFGTDIYSSVKADFGDFELSFYISTQMANRQVMVFHGTEGYIEVKSPFNANRWGPEEIELADRSHNESRIFRFQDSRQYKRQVEAFARAVTNGKEEIVTLENSKLNQKVIDAIYRASEKDGWEAV
- a CDS encoding GtrA family protein is translated as MKKLIRFTIAGGIGFLVDAGILSVLLALTPLGPFLARLVAIALAMASTWAFNRSFTFDRSGRSLAAEGFRYGSVGVTAALVNYGLYSALLLSLPALQPLAAMVIASIASMIFSFFGYSRFVFRAE
- a CDS encoding glycosyltransferase, yielding MARSRTDNLNIAVLLPCYNEAATIGPVVQGFRATLPDAAIHVYDNNSTDGTALQAMLAGAHVVRERRQGKGHVVRRMFADIDADIYIIADGDGTYAPEDAEELVRTLLTERADMVVGTRRGVHADAGRQGHAFGNRLFNLLYRMIFGPDFTDIFSGYRAFSRRFVKSFPAVSGGFEIETEMSVHASRLKLPVSELELDYGRRPEGSHSKLSTFRDGAKILWMFAMLMKETRPFAFFSAISATFMLASLGFMAPVLAEYFETGLVSRMPTWVLSTALMMISFMLFTAGVILDSVARARAEQLRIHYMGLERPSALKAPLSDAGPVSRARPGKADAA